In Banduia mediterranea, the genomic stretch CGTGCGTTACGCTGCTGCCGGGTGCTCGGTCCGTCTATCGCTGGCAAGGCAAGGTGCACAACGACGAAGAGACGCTGCTGCTGGCCAAGACACGTACCGAGCGAGTCGGCGCGCTGTGTGAGCGAGTGGTCGCGGATCATCCCCATGAGGTTCCCGAGGTCATTGCCGTCGAACTCGCGCAGGGTCACGCGCCGTATCTCGACTGGGTGGCTTCGGAAACCGACGCAGACTAACGGCCGGATTCGAATGCGAGCCTCCACCGCCCTCAGATTGCCCGTGCTCTGCCTGCTCGCCGCAGGCATCGGCTTCTTCGCCTATCGCGGACTGGCCCCGGCGCCATCGCCACAGGCGCCGCTGTTGCACTTCACCGATCTCGACGGCAAACCACGACAATTGTCCGAATGGCGTGGGCGCCCGGTGCTCATCAACTTCTGGGCCACCTGGTGTGCGCCGTGCCTGAAGGAAATTCCGATGCTGGTCCAGGCTCAGACCGAACTCGCGGATACCGGACTGATGATCCTCGGGCCCGCGGTGGACGAAGCCGAACCGGTGCGCCACTTTCATGCAGAGCGTAACTTGAATTACCCTGTATTCGTGGGTGCCGACCAAG encodes the following:
- the cutA gene encoding divalent-cation tolerance protein CutA, whose translation is MSTDISIVYISCPASAAQTLANALVESNLAACVTLLPGARSVYRWQGKVHNDEETLLLAKTRTERVGALCERVVADHPHEVPEVIAVELAQGHAPYLDWVASETDAD
- a CDS encoding TlpA family protein disulfide reductase; translation: MLCLLAAGIGFFAYRGLAPAPSPQAPLLHFTDLDGKPRQLSEWRGRPVLINFWATWCAPCLKEIPMLVQAQTELADTGLMILGPAVDEAEPVRHFHAERNLNYPVFVGADQAIVAMDALGDTRGALPLSVFISPDGKIVARHSGVLSREQLESWLERYR